Proteins encoded in a region of the Pseudomonas shahriarae genome:
- a CDS encoding AMP-binding protein, producing the protein MDQPNQSYSRGPQDKALLAMTIGQAFDRTVAQYPEGEALVVRHQQLRYTWRQLAGAVDLHARGLLALGLQAGDRLGIWAPNCAEWCISQVASAKLGVILVNVNPAYRSSELEYVLKQSGCQWLICAGSFKSSDYHGMLQALVPELAEQGIGQLHCDLLPELRGVISLDARPPSGFMPWSQLSALGTGTPPEQLQHREASLHFDQAVNIQYTSGTTGFPKGATLSHHNILNNGYMVGESLGLTAQDRLVIPVPLYHCFGMVMGNLGCITHGTTMIYPNDGFDPLLTLTAVAEERATGLYGVPTMFIAVLDHPQRSTFDLSSLRTGIMAGSTCPIEVMRRVISDLHMSEVQIAYGMTETSPVSLQTGADDDLERRVTTVGRTQPQLESKIIDEAGNTVPRGQIGELCTRGYSVMLGYWNNPEGTREAIDDAGWMHTGDLATMDEQGYVCIAGRNKDMIIRGGENVYPRELEEFFFTHPAVADVQIIGIPDERYGEEIVAWIKFHPGHVANELELQTWCKGRIAHFKTPKHFRFVEEFPMTVTGKIQKFRMREITIEQLRSED; encoded by the coding sequence ATGGATCAACCGAATCAGAGCTACAGCCGTGGCCCACAGGACAAGGCCTTGCTGGCCATGACCATCGGCCAGGCATTTGACCGCACGGTGGCGCAGTACCCGGAGGGCGAGGCCCTGGTGGTGCGCCATCAGCAGCTGCGCTACACCTGGCGGCAGCTGGCCGGAGCCGTGGACCTGCATGCACGCGGGCTGCTGGCGCTGGGGTTGCAGGCCGGGGATCGCCTCGGCATCTGGGCGCCGAACTGTGCCGAGTGGTGCATCAGCCAGGTGGCCAGCGCCAAGCTCGGGGTGATTCTTGTCAACGTCAACCCGGCCTACCGCAGCAGCGAGCTGGAATACGTGCTCAAGCAGTCGGGTTGCCAGTGGTTGATCTGTGCCGGTTCGTTCAAGTCCTCCGACTACCACGGCATGCTGCAGGCGCTGGTGCCGGAACTGGCGGAGCAGGGCATTGGCCAGTTGCACTGTGATCTATTGCCGGAACTGCGCGGGGTGATCAGCCTGGATGCGCGACCGCCCTCGGGGTTCATGCCCTGGTCGCAATTGTCGGCCCTGGGGACGGGGACACCCCCGGAACAATTGCAGCACCGCGAGGCCAGCCTGCACTTCGATCAAGCCGTCAATATCCAGTACACCTCCGGCACCACGGGCTTCCCCAAGGGCGCCACCCTCAGTCACCACAACATCCTCAATAACGGTTACATGGTTGGCGAAAGCCTGGGCCTGACCGCGCAGGATCGCCTGGTGATCCCGGTGCCGCTCTATCATTGCTTTGGCATGGTCATGGGTAACCTGGGCTGCATCACCCATGGCACCACCATGATCTATCCCAATGACGGCTTCGACCCACTGCTGACCCTGACCGCCGTGGCCGAAGAGCGCGCCACCGGCCTGTACGGCGTACCCACGATGTTTATTGCGGTGCTCGATCATCCGCAACGCAGCACGTTCGATCTGTCGAGTCTGCGCACTGGGATCATGGCCGGCTCCACTTGCCCGATAGAGGTGATGCGCCGGGTCATCAGCGACTTGCATATGAGCGAGGTGCAGATTGCCTACGGCATGACCGAGACCAGTCCCGTTTCCCTGCAGACCGGCGCGGATGACGATCTGGAGCGGCGCGTGACCACGGTCGGGCGGACCCAGCCGCAACTGGAAAGCAAAATCATCGACGAGGCCGGTAACACCGTGCCGCGTGGGCAGATTGGCGAGTTGTGTACCCGAGGCTACAGCGTGATGCTCGGCTACTGGAACAACCCTGAAGGCACCCGCGAAGCCATCGACGACGCCGGCTGGATGCACACCGGCGACCTGGCGACCATGGATGAGCAGGGTTATGTGTGCATCGCCGGGCGCAACAAGGACATGATCATTCGCGGTGGCGAGAACGTGTACCCACGGGAGTTGGAGGAGTTCTTCTTCACCCACCCGGCGGTGGCGGATGTACAGATCATCGGCATTCCCGATGAGCGTTATGGCGAAGAGATCGTGGCCTGGATCAAGTTTCACCCCGGGCACGTGGCCAACGAGCTGGAACTGCAAACCTGGTGCAAAGGGCGCATTGCACACTTCAAGACGCCGAAGCATTTCCGCTTTGTCGAAGAATTTCCGATGACTGTGACGGGGAAGATTCAGAAGTTTCGCATGCGTGAGATCACCATCGAGCAACTGCGTAGCGAAGACTGA
- a CDS encoding isovaleryl-CoA dehydrogenase produces the protein MSYPTLNFALGETIDMLRDQVQAFVAKELAPRAAQIDIDNLFPVDMWRKFGDMGLLGITVPEEYGGAGLGYLAHVVAMEEISRGSASVALSYGAHSNLCVNQINRNGTHEQKLKYLPKLISGEHIGALAMSEPNAGSDVVSMKLRADKRGRVYVLNGSKTWITNGPDAHTYVIYAKTDLEKGAHGITAFIVERDAKGFSRSNKFDKLGMRGSNTCELFFDDVEVPEENILGVLNGGVKVLMSGLDYERVVLSGGPTGIMQACMDLIVPYIHDRKQFGQSIGEFQLIQGKVADMYTQLNASRAYLYAVAQACERGETTRKDAAGVILYSAERATQMALDAIQILGGNGYINEFPAGRLLRDAKLYEIGAGTSEIRRMLIGRELFNETR, from the coding sequence ATGAGTTACCCGACCCTGAATTTCGCCCTCGGTGAAACCATCGACATGCTGCGCGACCAGGTGCAGGCCTTCGTGGCCAAGGAGCTGGCGCCACGGGCAGCGCAGATTGATATCGACAACCTGTTCCCCGTGGATATGTGGCGCAAGTTCGGTGACATGGGCCTGCTGGGCATCACCGTGCCGGAAGAATACGGCGGTGCCGGTCTGGGTTACCTGGCCCACGTGGTGGCCATGGAAGAAATCAGCCGCGGCTCGGCCTCGGTGGCGTTGTCCTACGGGGCGCACTCCAACCTGTGCGTCAACCAGATCAACCGCAACGGCACTCATGAACAGAAACTCAAGTACCTGCCCAAGCTGATCAGCGGCGAACACATTGGCGCCCTGGCCATGAGCGAGCCGAATGCGGGCTCTGATGTGGTGTCGATGAAGCTGCGCGCCGACAAACGCGGCCGCGTGTATGTGCTCAACGGCAGCAAGACCTGGATCACCAACGGTCCCGATGCCCACACCTATGTGATCTACGCCAAGACCGACCTGGAAAAAGGCGCCCACGGTATTACCGCGTTTATTGTCGAGCGCGACGCCAAGGGTTTCAGCCGCAGCAACAAGTTCGACAAGCTGGGCATGCGCGGCTCCAACACCTGCGAGCTGTTTTTCGATGACGTCGAAGTGCCCGAAGAAAACATCCTCGGCGTGCTCAATGGCGGGGTCAAAGTGCTGATGAGCGGCCTGGACTACGAGCGTGTGGTGCTCTCCGGCGGCCCTACCGGGATCATGCAGGCCTGCATGGACCTGATCGTCCCCTACATCCACGACCGTAAGCAGTTCGGCCAGAGCATCGGCGAATTCCAGCTGATCCAGGGCAAAGTTGCCGACATGTACACCCAGCTCAACGCCAGCCGCGCCTACCTCTATGCGGTGGCCCAGGCCTGCGAGCGCGGCGAGACCACGCGCAAGGACGCCGCCGGGGTGATTCTGTACAGCGCCGAACGCGCAACACAGATGGCCCTCGATGCGATCCAGATTCTCGGCGGCAATGGCTACATCAATGAATTCCCCGCAGGCCGTCTGTTACGTGATGCCAAGCTGTATGAAATCGGCGCGGGCACCAGTGAGATCCGACGCATGTTGATTGGTCGCGAACTGTTTAACGAAACCCGCTGA
- a CDS encoding acyl-CoA dehydrogenase produces MDFAYSPKVQELRERVTAFMDAYVYPAEPVFERQVSEGDRWQPTAIMEELKAKAKAEGLWNLFLPESELGAGLTNLEYAPLAEIMGRSLLGPEPFNCSAPDTGNMEVLVRYANEGQKQRWLEPLLRGEIRSAFAMTEPDVASSDATNMAARAERQGDEWVINGKKWWTSGACDPRCKILIFMGLSNPDAPRHQQHSMILVPVDAPGVKIVRPLPVFGYDDAPHGHAEVLFDNVRVPYENVLLGEGRGFEIAQGRLGPGRIHHCMRSIGMAERALELMCKRSVSRTAFGKPLARLGGNIDKIADSRMEIDMARLLTLKAAYMMDTVGNKVAKSEIAQIKVVAPNVALKVIDRAIQIHGGAGVSNDFPLAYMYAMQRTLRLADGPDEVHRAAIGKFEIGKYVPKELMRSGQ; encoded by the coding sequence ATGGATTTTGCCTATTCGCCCAAGGTTCAGGAACTGCGTGAACGCGTCACCGCGTTTATGGATGCTTACGTTTACCCTGCCGAGCCAGTGTTTGAACGCCAGGTCAGCGAAGGTGACCGCTGGCAGCCCACTGCGATTATGGAAGAGCTCAAGGCCAAGGCTAAGGCCGAAGGCCTGTGGAACCTGTTCCTGCCGGAATCCGAACTGGGCGCTGGCCTGACCAACCTGGAATACGCGCCGCTCGCCGAAATCATGGGCCGCTCCCTGCTGGGGCCGGAGCCGTTCAATTGCTCGGCGCCCGACACCGGCAATATGGAAGTGCTGGTGCGCTACGCCAACGAAGGGCAGAAACAACGCTGGCTGGAGCCCCTGCTGCGTGGCGAGATCCGCTCGGCGTTCGCCATGACCGAACCCGATGTGGCGTCTTCCGACGCCACCAACATGGCCGCCCGCGCCGAGCGCCAGGGTGACGAGTGGGTGATCAACGGTAAGAAGTGGTGGACCTCCGGCGCGTGCGACCCGCGCTGCAAGATCCTGATCTTCATGGGCCTGAGCAACCCGGATGCGCCGCGCCACCAGCAGCACTCGATGATCCTGGTACCGGTGGATGCGCCCGGGGTGAAAATCGTCCGGCCGCTGCCGGTGTTCGGCTACGACGACGCGCCCCATGGGCATGCCGAAGTCCTGTTTGACAACGTGCGTGTGCCGTACGAAAACGTCCTGCTGGGTGAAGGCCGCGGCTTTGAAATTGCCCAGGGGCGCCTTGGCCCGGGCCGTATCCATCACTGCATGCGCTCGATTGGCATGGCTGAACGGGCCCTGGAGTTGATGTGCAAGCGTTCGGTCAGCCGCACCGCCTTTGGCAAACCGCTGGCGCGCCTGGGTGGCAATATCGACAAAATCGCCGACTCGCGGATGGAAATCGACATGGCACGCCTGCTGACGTTAAAGGCCGCCTACATGATGGATACGGTCGGCAACAAAGTGGCGAAAAGTGAAATCGCCCAGATCAAGGTCGTGGCGCCGAATGTGGCTCTGAAGGTGATTGACCGGGCGATCCAGATCCATGGCGGTGCCGGGGTCTCCAATGACTTCCCGTTGGCCTACATGTACGCCATGCAACGCACCTTGCGCCTGGCCGACGGCCCGGATGAAGTGCACCGGGCGGCGATTGGCAAGTTCGAGATTGGCAAATATGTGCCTAAAGAACTGATGCGCAGCGGCCAGTAG
- a CDS encoding phosphate ABC transporter substrate-binding/OmpA family protein, translating into MMLRVLYLLTLCSVFPLTVSATPLPFPEHGPALRIQGSNTIGAALGPALVRGLLEQQGLKAVHSETPARPNEERLVGTSPQGKRVLVEIAAHGSSTGFAALKQAAADLAAASRPIKDRELVDLEPLGDLKSPGAEQVIAIDGLAIILHPRNPLQVLTTEQLAKIFSGEISTWEALGGSGGKIRLYARDDQSGTYDTFKELVLSRRGKTLDSKAQRFESSEQLSDAVSQDPQGIGFIGLPYVRQAKAVAISDGDSQAMLPQSSLIATEDYPLSRRLFFYLPPNNSNPWAEALVDFTQSAQGQAIVAANGFIAQQVQAITVQPRAPMPADYQAIAREAQRLTVNFRFEEGSASLDNKARQDLARVVAYIDSHDKRDKRVTLVGFGDAKDDPQRADLLSKLRAMAVRRELVKSGVVLRDIRGFGAEMPVAANTVDEGRIKNRRVEVWVY; encoded by the coding sequence ATGATGCTGCGCGTTCTGTACCTGCTGACACTTTGCAGCGTTTTTCCTCTTACAGTTTCTGCAACGCCCCTACCCTTTCCCGAACACGGCCCGGCCTTACGCATCCAGGGCTCCAACACCATTGGCGCGGCGTTGGGCCCGGCGCTGGTCAGGGGTTTGCTGGAGCAACAGGGTCTCAAGGCTGTACACAGCGAAACACCCGCCCGCCCCAACGAAGAGCGCCTCGTCGGCACCAGCCCCCAAGGCAAGCGGGTACTGGTCGAGATCGCCGCCCATGGTTCCAGCACCGGCTTTGCCGCGCTGAAACAGGCCGCGGCCGACCTGGCGGCCGCGTCACGCCCGATCAAGGACCGCGAACTGGTGGACCTCGAGCCCCTGGGTGACCTGAAAAGCCCCGGTGCCGAGCAGGTGATCGCGATTGATGGCCTGGCAATCATCCTGCACCCACGCAACCCGCTGCAGGTGTTGACCACCGAACAACTGGCGAAGATTTTCAGCGGCGAGATCAGCACCTGGGAAGCCTTGGGCGGCAGCGGCGGGAAGATCCGCCTGTATGCTCGCGATGATCAATCCGGCACCTACGACACCTTCAAGGAGCTGGTGCTCAGCCGTCGCGGCAAAACCCTCGACAGCAAGGCTCAGCGCTTTGAATCGAGCGAGCAATTGTCCGATGCAGTCAGCCAGGACCCTCAGGGGATAGGTTTTATCGGCCTGCCCTATGTGCGTCAGGCCAAGGCGGTGGCCATCAGCGATGGCGACTCCCAAGCCATGTTGCCGCAGAGCAGCCTGATCGCCACCGAAGACTACCCGCTGTCGCGCCGCTTGTTTTTCTATCTGCCGCCCAACAACAGCAATCCCTGGGCCGAAGCGCTGGTGGACTTTACCCAGAGCGCCCAAGGCCAGGCCATCGTGGCGGCCAATGGCTTTATCGCCCAGCAGGTCCAGGCCATTACCGTGCAGCCACGGGCGCCGATGCCAGCCGACTACCAGGCCATTGCCCGCGAGGCGCAGCGCCTGACGGTGAATTTTCGCTTCGAAGAAGGCAGCGCCAGCCTTGACAACAAGGCGCGCCAGGACCTTGCCCGCGTGGTGGCTTATATAGATAGCCACGATAAACGGGACAAGCGCGTCACGCTGGTGGGGTTTGGTGACGCCAAGGATGATCCGCAGCGCGCCGACCTGCTGTCCAAGCTGCGGGCAATGGCGGTACGCCGGGAGCTGGTCAAAAGTGGTGTGGTGTTGCGCGATATTCGCGGCTTCGGCGCCGAGATGCCGGTAGCGGCGAATACCGTGGATGAGGGGCGGATCAAGAATCGCCGGGTGGAGGTCTGGGTTTATTGA
- a CDS encoding LysR family transcriptional regulator, which produces MNLSKVDLNLFIVFDAIYTEANLTRAGQIVGITQPAVSNALARLRETFNDPLFVRTAQGMVPTPMAQNIIGPVRNALSLLRVSVQESRIFNPLQAAKTYRISMTDLTEAVILPPLFQRLRRLAPTVIIESFLSKRRETTKELAAGRLDFAVDAPLNTDPQVRHVKLMEDRYVCAMRKGHPMAGKEKFSLDDYLSLTHIHISSRRNGLGHVDLALGKMGIQRKIALRSQHYLMASQVLQQTDMVMTVPERFARRNELHSFNLPVNDVPPVETHLYWHESTDQDPANRWMREQMIELCQQVTAREKKLDNA; this is translated from the coding sequence ATGAATCTGAGCAAGGTCGACCTCAATCTTTTCATCGTCTTTGACGCGATCTACACCGAAGCCAACCTGACCCGTGCCGGACAGATCGTGGGCATCACCCAGCCGGCCGTATCCAACGCCCTGGCACGCCTGCGCGAGACCTTCAACGACCCGCTCTTCGTGCGGACCGCCCAGGGCATGGTGCCGACCCCCATGGCCCAGAACATCATTGGCCCGGTGCGCAATGCCCTGTCGTTGCTGCGGGTGTCGGTGCAAGAGAGCCGGATCTTCAACCCATTGCAAGCGGCCAAGACCTACCGCATCAGCATGACCGACCTCACTGAAGCGGTGATCCTGCCGCCACTGTTCCAGCGCCTGCGCCGCCTGGCGCCCACGGTGATCATTGAGAGTTTCCTGTCCAAACGTCGGGAAACCACCAAGGAACTGGCCGCCGGACGCCTGGATTTCGCAGTGGACGCGCCGCTCAACACCGACCCGCAAGTGCGCCACGTCAAGCTGATGGAAGACCGCTACGTGTGTGCCATGCGCAAGGGCCACCCGATGGCGGGCAAGGAAAAGTTCAGCCTCGATGACTACCTGTCGCTGACCCATATCCATATTTCCAGCCGGCGCAATGGCCTGGGCCACGTCGACCTGGCCCTCGGTAAAATGGGGATCCAGCGCAAGATCGCCCTGCGCTCCCAGCATTACCTGATGGCTTCCCAGGTGTTGCAGCAGACCGATATGGTAATGACCGTGCCCGAGCGCTTTGCACGGCGTAACGAGCTGCACTCGTTCAACCTGCCGGTCAATGATGTGCCGCCGGTGGAAACCCACTTGTACTGGCATGAAAGCACCGACCAGGACCCGGCCAACCGCTGGATGCGCGAGCAGATGATCGAGTTGTGCCAGCAGGTTACGGCGCGTGAGAAGAAGCTGGATAACGCGTAG
- a CDS encoding MerR family transcriptional regulator: protein MSTTYSISDLARELDITTRAIRFYEEQGLLRPERRGQERIYSPRDKVSLKLILRGKRIGFSLAECRELIELYDPSSGNQKQLHSMLAKISERREQLEQQLLDIEQMKLELDTAEERCTQALEQTIQSQVGQPQ from the coding sequence ATGAGCACGACCTACAGCATCTCCGACCTGGCCCGCGAGTTGGACATCACCACCCGGGCCATTCGTTTCTATGAAGAACAGGGCCTGCTGCGCCCCGAGCGCCGGGGCCAGGAGCGTATCTATTCGCCCCGGGACAAAGTCAGCCTGAAGCTGATCCTGCGGGGCAAGCGCATCGGTTTTTCCCTGGCCGAATGCCGCGAACTGATCGAACTCTACGACCCCAGCAGCGGCAATCAAAAGCAATTGCACAGCATGCTGGCAAAAATCAGCGAACGCCGTGAGCAGTTGGAACAGCAGTTGCTGGACATCGAGCAGATGAAACTGGAACTGGACACCGCCGAAGAACGTTGCACCCAGGCCCTGGAACAGACGATCCAGAGCCAGGTCGGCCAACCCCAATAA
- a CDS encoding hydroxymethylglutaryl-CoA lyase, with the protein MSLPSQVRLIEVGPRDGLQNEAQPISVADKVQLVDALSAAGLGYIEVGSFVSPKWVPQMAGSAEVFAQIQRKPGVIYGALAPNLRGFEDALAAGVKEVAVFAAASEAFSQRNINCSISESLERFAPIMAAAQQHGVSVRGYVSCVLGCPYEGQVAPEQVAAVARELYSMGCYEVSLGDTIGTGTAGATRRMFEVVGKDVPRAKLAGHFHDTYGQAIANVYASLLEGIQVFDSSIAGLGGCPYAKGASGNVATEDVLYLLDGLGIETGIDMDKLIVAGQQICTVLGRPTGSRVAKARSAR; encoded by the coding sequence ATGTCTCTCCCCTCTCAGGTGCGCCTGATCGAAGTCGGCCCGCGCGACGGTCTGCAAAACGAAGCCCAGCCCATCAGCGTGGCCGACAAGGTGCAACTGGTCGACGCCCTCAGCGCGGCGGGCCTGGGCTATATCGAAGTCGGCAGTTTTGTCTCGCCCAAGTGGGTACCGCAGATGGCCGGCTCGGCCGAAGTGTTTGCGCAGATCCAGCGCAAGCCGGGCGTGATCTATGGCGCGTTGGCGCCGAACCTGCGGGGCTTCGAGGACGCGCTGGCGGCCGGAGTCAAGGAGGTTGCAGTATTTGCAGCGGCGTCCGAGGCGTTTTCCCAGCGCAATATCAACTGCTCCATCAGCGAGAGCCTGGAGCGCTTTGCGCCCATCATGGCGGCGGCACAACAGCACGGCGTGAGTGTGCGCGGCTATGTGTCCTGTGTCTTGGGTTGCCCCTATGAAGGTCAGGTCGCCCCGGAGCAAGTCGCTGCGGTGGCCCGCGAGCTGTATTCCATGGGCTGCTATGAAGTGTCCCTGGGCGACACCATCGGCACCGGCACCGCAGGCGCTACGCGGCGCATGTTCGAGGTAGTGGGCAAGGACGTGCCACGGGCAAAGCTCGCCGGACACTTCCATGACACCTACGGCCAGGCCATCGCCAATGTCTACGCCAGCCTGCTGGAGGGTATCCAGGTGTTCGACAGCTCTATCGCGGGCCTTGGCGGCTGCCCCTATGCCAAGGGCGCCAGCGGTAACGTGGCCACCGAGGACGTGCTGTACCTGCTCGACGGCCTGGGCATCGAAACCGGTATCGACATGGACAAGTTGATTGTGGCGGGTCAGCAGATCTGTACGGTCCTGGGCCGCCCCACCGGCTCACGCGTGGCCAAGGCCCGTAGCGCCCGTTGA
- the xthA gene encoding exodeoxyribonuclease III, with translation MKIVSFNINGLRARPHQLAALIDKHQPDVIGLQETKVHDEQFPLAEVQALGYHVYYHGQKGHYGVALLSRQEPLALHKGFASDEEDAQRRFIWGTFADEHGNPITIMNGYFPQGESRDHPTKFPAKQRFYEDLQHLLESQFSNDQALVVMGDVNISPEDCDIGIGADNAKRWLKTGKCSFLPEEREWMARLKNWGLTDSFRHLNPDVADRFSWFDYRSRGFEDEPKRGLRIDLIMASNGLLPRVKDAGVDYELRGLEKPSDHAPIWLELS, from the coding sequence ATGAAAATCGTCTCTTTTAATATCAACGGGCTGCGCGCCCGGCCTCATCAGCTGGCGGCCCTGATCGACAAACATCAACCCGACGTGATCGGCCTGCAGGAAACCAAAGTCCACGACGAGCAGTTCCCGCTGGCCGAAGTCCAGGCCCTGGGCTATCACGTGTACTACCACGGGCAGAAAGGCCACTACGGCGTCGCCCTGCTCTCGCGCCAGGAACCGCTGGCCCTGCACAAGGGTTTTGCCAGCGACGAAGAGGATGCCCAGCGCCGCTTTATCTGGGGCACCTTCGCCGATGAACACGGCAACCCGATCACCATCATGAATGGCTATTTCCCACAGGGCGAAAGCCGCGACCACCCGACCAAGTTCCCGGCCAAGCAGCGCTTTTACGAAGATCTGCAGCACCTGCTGGAGAGCCAGTTCAGCAATGACCAGGCATTGGTGGTGATGGGCGACGTGAATATTTCCCCCGAGGATTGCGACATCGGCATCGGTGCCGACAATGCCAAGCGCTGGCTGAAGACCGGCAAATGCAGCTTCCTGCCGGAAGAACGCGAGTGGATGGCGCGCCTGAAGAACTGGGGCCTGACCGACAGCTTCCGTCACCTCAACCCGGACGTGGCGGATCGCTTCAGCTGGTTCGATTACCGCAGCCGCGGCTTTGAAGACGAACCCAAGCGTGGCCTGCGGATCGACCTGATCATGGCCTCCAACGGCCTGTTGCCACGAGTCAAGGATGCGGGTGTGGACTATGAGTTGCGCGGCCTGGAAAAACCCTCGGACCATGCGCCGATCTGGCTGGAACTGAGCTGA
- a CDS encoding carboxyl transferase domain-containing protein produces the protein MATLHTQLNPRSAEFASNSAAMLKQVDALHTLLAQVQQGGGSKAQERHTSRGKLLPRERINRLLDPGSAFLELSQLAAYQVYGEEVPAAGVIAGIGRVEGVECMIVANDATVKGGSYYPLTVKKHLRAQTIAEQNRLPCIYLVDSGGANLPRQDEVFPDREHFGRIFFNQANMSAQGIPQIAVVMGSCTAGGAYVPAMADEAIMVRQQATIFLAGPPLVKAATGEVVSAEDLGGADVHCKISGVADHYADSDEHALALARRSIANLNWRKQGQLQQRTPVAPLYASEELYGVIPADAKQPFDVREVIARLVDGSVFDEFKALFGTTLVCGFAHLHGYPIAILANNGILFAEAAQKGAHFIELACQRGIPLLFLQNITGFMVGQKYEAGGIAKHGAKLVTAVACAKVPKFTVIIGGSFGAGNYGMCGRAYDPRFLWMWPNARIGVMGAEQAAGVLVQVKREQAERSGQAFSAEDEAQIKQPILDQYETQGHPYYSSARLWDDGVIDPLQTRDVLALALSAALNAPIEPSRFGVFRM, from the coding sequence ATGGCCACCCTGCACACCCAACTCAACCCGCGTTCGGCGGAATTCGCCAGCAACAGCGCGGCGATGCTCAAACAGGTCGATGCCTTGCACACCCTGCTCGCCCAGGTCCAGCAAGGCGGCGGCAGCAAGGCCCAGGAGCGTCATACCTCCCGTGGCAAGCTGCTGCCGCGCGAGCGTATCAACCGCCTGCTCGACCCGGGCTCGGCGTTCCTCGAACTCAGCCAACTGGCGGCGTATCAGGTTTACGGTGAAGAGGTACCGGCCGCGGGCGTGATCGCCGGGATCGGCCGGGTCGAAGGCGTCGAATGCATGATCGTCGCCAACGATGCCACGGTAAAAGGCGGTTCCTACTACCCGCTGACCGTGAAAAAACACCTGCGCGCCCAGACCATCGCCGAACAGAACCGCCTGCCCTGCATTTACCTGGTGGACTCCGGCGGCGCCAACCTGCCGCGCCAGGACGAGGTGTTCCCCGACCGCGAGCACTTTGGGCGGATTTTTTTCAACCAAGCCAATATGAGCGCCCAGGGCATTCCGCAGATTGCCGTGGTGATGGGCTCCTGCACGGCGGGTGGCGCTTATGTGCCGGCGATGGCCGATGAAGCGATCATGGTGCGCCAGCAGGCCACCATCTTCCTCGCCGGGCCTCCACTGGTGAAGGCCGCCACCGGTGAAGTGGTCAGCGCCGAAGACCTTGGCGGTGCCGATGTGCACTGCAAGATCTCCGGGGTGGCCGACCATTACGCCGACAGCGACGAACATGCCCTGGCCCTGGCCCGTCGCAGCATCGCCAACCTCAACTGGCGCAAACAGGGGCAGTTGCAACAGCGCACGCCGGTCGCGCCGTTGTATGCCAGCGAAGAGCTGTATGGGGTGATCCCGGCCGACGCCAAGCAACCGTTCGATGTACGCGAAGTGATTGCGCGACTGGTGGACGGCTCGGTCTTCGATGAATTCAAGGCGTTGTTCGGCACCACGCTGGTCTGCGGCTTTGCCCATTTGCATGGCTACCCCATCGCGATCCTCGCCAACAATGGGATCCTCTTCGCCGAAGCGGCGCAAAAAGGCGCGCACTTTATCGAGTTGGCCTGCCAGCGCGGGATTCCCCTGCTGTTCTTGCAGAACATCACCGGCTTTATGGTCGGGCAGAAATACGAAGCCGGCGGCATCGCCAAGCACGGCGCCAAGCTGGTCACGGCCGTGGCCTGCGCCAAGGTGCCGAAATTCACAGTGATCATCGGCGGCAGCTTTGGTGCCGGTAACTATGGGATGTGCGGGCGCGCCTACGACCCGCGCTTTTTGTGGATGTGGCCCAACGCCCGCATTGGCGTGATGGGCGCCGAACAGGCCGCCGGCGTGCTGGTGCAGGTCAAGCGCGAACAGGCCGAGCGCAGTGGCCAGGCGTTCAGCGCCGAGGACGAAGCGCAGATCAAGCAGCCGATCCTCGACCAGTACGAAACCCAGGGCCACCCTTACTACTCCAGCGCCCGCCTGTGGGATGACGGCGTCATCGACCCCTTGCAGACCCGTGACGTGCTGGCCCTGGCCTTGTCCGCCGCGCTGAATGCCCCCATCGAGCCGAGCCGCTTCGGCGTGTTCCGCATGTAA